DNA sequence from the Lycium barbarum isolate Lr01 chromosome 5, ASM1917538v2, whole genome shotgun sequence genome:
TTAAAACAAATCATAATTCTTTTTTTGATAACAGCTGTAAATACTACCATTAACTAATATAAAACAAATACACCTAACGAATACCTAAACTTCAAAACCACCTTATAAGAAAGGTGTTATGAGTGTTAGGCCTACAACAAGCAACTAATTACACAAAGAATCTGTTGATTAATTGCCTCAGTTATTGCAGTAAAAGTTTAAAAGAAGTTGTTGGATTGTTTCATGTTTTTTAGCCATTTTCAGTAATGTTAACTTGGTTGTTGATTTTTAGGAGTTTGTTCAGATTTTAGGGGTTTGTTGATAATGGAATCATGTGCAAAGTAGTTGCTTAAATCTAGGCTCTAGTTGTTGAATTTTTCTGTATTTAAACACCATTTCAGTTCAATGAAAAGATATCTTTCCAGCAGCAAATTTTTCTTCTATTCTTCTTGCCTTTATTTTTGTTTCTAGAGTTGTAGTTTAGCTTAAAAACTCCAACAAAGTGGTGTCAGAGCTCTCTTCTTTAGGGGCATATAATAGAGGGAAATacatcttttttcttcttctatggATTCAGAAACTCCTTTCACTGCACTAGCACCACCTGTCTTCAAAAATGAAGGCTATCAGATCTGGGCAGCAAGAATAGAGGCACATATGGAGGCAAATGATCTCTGGGAAGTTGTTGAGGAGGACTACGAAGTTCCTCCCTTGCCTGCAAACCCATCCATGGCGCAGATAAAGAAtcaaaaagagaagaaaacaagaaaatcaaaggctAGAGCGACGTTATTTGCTGTAGTCTCATTTGAAATCTTTGTCAGGATTATGACAATGAAATCAGCGTTTGAGGTCTGGAATTTCCTAATATAGGAATATGAAGGATATGAAAAGATCAAAGGAATGCGTGTTCTCAACCTAATCTGAGAATTTGAACTTCAAAAGATGAAGGATTCAGAGACAATCAGAGAGTATTCTGATAGATTACTCAGCATTGCCAATAATGTAAGATTACTTGCCTATGAATTTCCTGATTCTAGATTGGTTCAAAAAATTCTCGTAACAGCCCCTGAAAGGTTTGAAGCAACCATTTCCTTGCTGGAAAATTCCAAGGATCTGTCAAAAGTTAGTTTGGCAGAACTATTGAATTCTTTGCAGGCACAAGAACAGAGAAGGCATATGAGGTCTGAAGGGTCTGTCGAGGGTGCATTACCTGCAAAAGTTCAGTCAAACCAGGGAgacaaagggaaaaaaaaaagtggaacaagAAGGAGAACTCAGGTTTTGATTCTCCTAGGTTCAATAGGGAAACAAAACATGATTTTCCTCCTTGCAAGCATTGTGGAAAGAAAGGTCATCCACAGTTCAAATGCTGGAGAAGACCAGATCAACAGTGTGAAAAATGTCAGAAGATGGGACATCATCAAAAGATTTTCAAGAACGACACTCAGCAAATAATGTTGCACAGGTTGCAAATCAGGAAGATGAGGAGCAACTCTTTGTAGCAACCTTTCTTGCAACTAGCAGCTCAAGTGACAAGTGGCTTATTGATAGTGGTTGCACCAACCACATTACATTTGATCATGATCTCTTTAAGGAGTTGGATACTTCAGTGATTTCAAAAGTACAAATTGGCAACGGAGAATATCTTCCAGCTGAAGGCAAAGGTACTGTGGCAATAAAAAGCTCTTCAGGTACAAAACTAATCAAAGACGTGTTTTTTGTACCTAATTTAAGTCATAGTTTGTTAAGTGTTGGCCAGCTGCTTGAGAATGGTTTCAAACTTCTCTTTGAAATCAATTATTGTCAAATCAAAGATGTGGAAGGTAATAATCTATTCAAAGTAATGATGAAAGCAAAGAGATTTACATTGGATCCTTTAGAGAATGAGCAAAAATCTTATTCTGCAATTAAGATCAATGCAGAAGTTTGGCACAAATGGCTCATACATTTCAACCATGCTGCTCTACTGAACTTACAGAGGAGAGATCTAGTTCGAGGGTTGCTTAACCTTGAAGCTGAAATACCAGATTGCAAAACTTGTCGATTGGGAAAGAAAACAAGGCTTCCTTTCAAGAAAGCAACCTAGAGAGCTACTGAGAAACTAAAATTAATCCACACATATCTAGCTGGTCCTCACAGAACTCTATCACTCAAAGGGAGTAAGTATTACATAGTCTTCATTGATGACTATACGAGAATGTGCTGGATTTACTTTCTCAGGTTCCAATTAGAGGTTGCCACTATCTTCTGGAAATCCAAGCAGTGGATCGAAACTCAAAGTGGCTGTAAGATTCAATCTTGAAGGTCTGACAATAGCAAGGAGTACACATCTAATCAATTCAATGTATTCTGTGAAAAAGTCGAGATTGAACACCAACTCACTGCTTCATAtactccacaacaaaatggagttAGTGAGAGGAAGAATCATACTATAATGGAGATGGCTAGACGTTTTTGTACGAGAAGTGTTTGCCAAAAGAGTACTCGGCAGAAGCTGCACATACCTCAGTCTTGCTACTCAACAGGCTTCCAACAAAGGCATTAGAAGGAAAGACACCATTTGAAGTCTGGTATGGTtataaaccttttttttttaaaaatcaaagTGTTTGGATGCATGTGCTTTACTTATGTGCCACAGACTAAAAGA
Encoded proteins:
- the LOC132639253 gene encoding uncharacterized protein LOC132639253 encodes the protein MDSETPFTALAPPVFKNEGYQIWAARIEAHMEANDLWEVVEEDYEVPPLPANPSMAQIKNQKEKKTRKSKARATLFAVVSFEIFVRIMTMKSAFEMKDSETIREYSDRLLSIANNVRLLAYEFPDSRLVQKILVTAPERFEATISLLENSKDLSKVSLAELLNSLQAQEQRRHMRSEGSVEGALPAKVQSNQGDKGKKKSGTRRRTQVLILLGSIGKQNMIFLLASIVERKVIHSSNAGEDQINSVKNVANQEDEEQLFVATFLATSSSSDKWLIDSGCTNHITFDHDLFKELDTSVISKVQIGNGEYLPAEGKGTVAIKSSSGTKLIKDVFFVPNLSHSLLSVGQLLENGFKLLFEINYCQIKDVEGNNLFKVMMKAKRFTLDPLENEQKSYSAIKINAEVWHKWLIHFNHAALLNLQRRDLVRGLLNLEAEIPDCKTCRLGKKTRLPFKKAT